A genomic stretch from Helianthus annuus cultivar XRQ/B chromosome 1, HanXRQr2.0-SUNRISE, whole genome shotgun sequence includes:
- the LOC110931540 gene encoding protein FAR1-RELATED SEQUENCE 3-like yields the protein MNDFNLVDHEWLQSLYQIRDTWIPAYYREEVMSGLMRTSSRFESENHFFGQFYNPGCTLVEFLGHFDSAIEAQRHEHRKNDHDTRNTNAEIWAEDFVLEDQASRIYTRTIFFDQQLEIQNGIHRCAIGKWEDIGDFVNFFVKDWEQPCTTFFEVMMREADMTVYCTCKRFEQFGLLCSHIFCVLRMLDIREFPQRYILRRWTREAVPNSAPGAILGINETEDRYNEVNRVVREITYSTESVINQLVTNFDALCSFRDHVVNYFKTADESVVNAPPKSRRERFTEITGNTKPSEATVRVPIGTRFKGMGKPKQMKSKREIAVSQLGKKSRQCQNCFRYGHNRRSCKNPTRTKEQAMAEDHGEEADEVDEEEDEWEEVEEDMDEQDEDALDEKDGEEETVVFLVVQGVIIVQVAKELNYGVFSCSRCYYWCSYVQVAKELVYLFTYLA from the exons ATGAACGATTTTAACTTGGTTGATCATGAGTGGCTGCAGTCACTTTACCAAATCAGGGATACTTGGATACCAGCTTATTATCGTGAGGAGGTCATGTCCGGGCTTATGCGTACCTCTTCTCGTTTCGAGAGCGAGAACCATTTCTTTGGACAGTTCTATAACCCGGGTTGCACACTTGTCGAATTTCTCGGGCATTTTGATTCTGCTATTGAAGCTCAGAGACACGAGCACAGGAAGAATGACCATGACACCAGAAATACAAACGCTGAAATATGGGCTGAAGACTTTGTTTTGGAGGATCAAGCGTCCAGGATATACACACGCACTATATTTTTTGACCAACAGTTGGAGATACAAAACGGTATACACAGATGTGCTATCGGAAAGTGGGAAGACATTGGTGACTTCGTTAACTTTTTTGTGAAGGACTGGGAACAACCATGCACTACTTTCTTCGAG GTTATGATGCGGGAGGCCGACATGACTGTGTATTGTACATGCAAAAGATTTGAACAGTTTGGGTTGTTGTGCTCACACATCTTTTGTGTGCTAAGGATGCTTGACATTAGGGAGTTTCCACAACGCTATATATTACGACGTTGGACTCGGGAGGCTGTTCCAAATAGTGCCCCTGGTGCTATTCTAGGTATCAATGAGACTGAGGATCGTTATAATGAAGTTAACCGTGTTGTACGTGAGATCACATATTCTACAGAGTCGGTTATTAATCAGCTTGTCACCAACTTTGATGCGCTATGCTCGTTCAGGGATCATGTTGTTAATTATTTCAAAACTGCTGATGAGTCTGTTGTCAATGCTCCACCTAAGAGCCGTCGTGAAAGGTTTACAGAAATTACTGGTAACACAAAACCATCAGAAGCAACCGTTCGTGTTCCCATTGGAACAAGATTCAAAGGTATGGGTAAGCCTAAACAGATGAAGTCCAAACGTGAAATTGCAGTAAGTCAGTTGGGTAAAAAGAGCCGTCAATGTCAAAACTGTTTTAGATACGGTCATAACAGACGTTCTTGCAAAAACCCTACCCGGACTAAAGAACAAGCTATGGCCGAGGATCACGGCGAAGAAGCTGATGAAGTCGACGAGGAGGAAGATGAATGGGAGGAAGTTGAAGAAGATATGGATGAACAAGATGAGGATGCATTAGACGAGAAGGATGGGGAAGAGGA aACTGTGGTGTTTTTAGTTGTTCAGGGTGTTATTATTGTGCAG GTTGCAAAGGAgttg aACTATGGTGTTTTTAGTTGTTCAAGGTGTTATTATTGGTGTTCATATGTTCAG GTTGCAAAGGAGTTGGTATATTTATTTACATATTTAGCATGA